Proteins encoded by one window of Chryseobacterium sp. POL2:
- the dprA gene encoding DNA-processing protein DprA, translating to MKTEHLYAIALQNCHQLGNLNYRKLVEEFGSAEQVWNLPKSTLKQIFGIGNKRTEEIGNQKHLDFATKELEFCEQNNITALTIQDADYPFLLKECPDAPSILFVKGQLPQAKYISIVGTRNMTSYGKQFINDFLTELPSSQMATVSGLAYGVDAHVHEKSLALNIPTLAVLAHGLHMIYPSKHQVLANRIIENGGAIISEYTSKSKPDRENFLQRNRIIAGFSQQTIIVESAFGGGSMNTANFANDYNRDVYALSGKLNDKYSQGCNLLISQNKAQIIHSVADLVQNCSPNQSNTTNLFTQIIPMNINNPIHQNIYNFIHDKMSISFDDLLSETQKNPQELLSILLEMELLGYIKSHSGKNYTSIT from the coding sequence ATGAAAACCGAACATCTATATGCCATTGCCCTACAAAATTGCCATCAACTTGGAAATCTTAATTATCGCAAATTGGTAGAGGAATTCGGTTCTGCAGAACAAGTTTGGAATCTTCCCAAATCCACACTAAAACAAATATTCGGCATTGGTAACAAACGTACAGAAGAAATAGGCAACCAAAAACATCTCGATTTCGCCACCAAAGAGCTTGAGTTTTGTGAACAAAATAATATTACAGCACTAACTATTCAAGATGCAGATTATCCATTTTTATTAAAAGAATGTCCCGATGCGCCGAGTATTTTGTTTGTTAAAGGCCAACTTCCACAAGCTAAATACATCAGCATTGTCGGGACACGCAACATGACAAGCTACGGAAAACAATTTATTAATGACTTTCTAACGGAACTTCCATCTAGCCAAATGGCGACCGTTAGCGGTTTAGCCTATGGCGTTGATGCCCATGTTCATGAAAAATCTTTAGCGCTTAACATTCCGACACTTGCTGTTTTAGCACATGGTTTACACATGATTTATCCTTCAAAACATCAAGTTCTTGCCAACCGAATTATCGAAAATGGCGGTGCTATCATTTCAGAATACACGTCGAAATCCAAACCAGATCGCGAAAACTTTCTGCAACGGAATCGGATTATTGCAGGATTTTCTCAGCAAACCATCATTGTAGAATCCGCTTTTGGCGGTGGGTCGATGAATACTGCCAACTTTGCAAATGACTACAACCGCGATGTCTACGCACTTTCTGGAAAATTAAATGACAAATACAGCCAAGGCTGTAATCTTTTGATTTCTCAAAACAAAGCCCAAATTATACATTCGGTGGCAGATTTAGTACAAAATTGTAGTCCAAATCAATCTAATACTACAAATCTTTTCACTCAAATTATTCCGATGAACATCAACAATCCAATTCATCAGAATATTTATAATTTTATTCATGACAAAATGAGTATTTCGTTTGACGATTTGCTTTCAGAAACACAAAAAAACCCACAAGAACTTTTATCAATCTTATTGGAAATGGAGCTTTTAGGATATATTAAATCACATTCTGGTAAAAATTACACCAGTATAACTTAG
- a CDS encoding DUF3078 domain-containing protein gives MKKFIFASIFATGLISAQEKAVVSDSTKAWSILGQNTLMLNQSAFSNWVGGGANNIGWLAGLNYNMTYEKDKDLWENVIIMGYGMNNTEGLGNRKTQDNINLSTNYGRKISGNWYASVGASLLTQFAAGYEDGNNPDAKKISNFMAPGYVSVGAGFTYKPSDNFTMTLRPANARWTFVGDKDLQFAGNYGLKHDGDSSLFQFGFLGVAQYKLKIMENISLMNSASVFSNYLDHPERLVLSYGGILNMKVNKYISTQVTLDLLYDHNQIKKTQLKQTLGIGLAYNIDNGVKRSTNKNNQTWK, from the coding sequence ATGAAAAAATTTATTTTTGCTTCAATTTTTGCCACAGGACTTATTAGTGCTCAAGAAAAGGCTGTAGTTTCTGATTCCACAAAAGCGTGGTCTATTCTAGGTCAAAATACCCTAATGCTTAACCAATCTGCTTTCTCTAACTGGGTTGGTGGAGGTGCTAACAACATCGGTTGGTTAGCAGGTCTTAATTACAATATGACCTACGAAAAAGATAAAGATCTTTGGGAAAATGTCATTATTATGGGTTATGGAATGAACAATACAGAAGGCCTCGGAAATCGTAAAACCCAAGATAATATTAACCTGTCAACCAATTATGGTCGCAAAATTTCGGGCAATTGGTATGCTTCTGTTGGTGCGAGTTTGTTAACACAATTTGCAGCAGGTTACGAAGATGGTAATAATCCTGATGCTAAGAAAATTTCAAATTTTATGGCGCCAGGTTATGTCAGCGTAGGTGCGGGCTTCACATATAAACCAAGCGACAACTTTACCATGACCCTGCGCCCTGCTAATGCAAGATGGACTTTTGTTGGCGATAAAGATTTGCAATTTGCAGGAAACTATGGTCTGAAACATGACGGCGACTCATCACTATTTCAGTTCGGTTTCCTAGGAGTAGCGCAGTACAAATTGAAAATTATGGAAAATATAAGCCTGATGAATTCGGCCTCTGTATTTTCAAATTATCTAGATCACCCAGAACGCCTCGTATTATCTTACGGCGGAATTCTGAATATGAAAGTCAATAAGTACATCTCGACGCAAGTGACTTTGGATTTGTTGTATGACCATAATCAAATCAAAAAAACACAGTTAAAACAAACTTTGGGAATTGGATTGGCGTATAATATTGATAATGGTGTTAAACGCTCGACGAATAAGAATAACCAAACTTGGAAGTAA
- the secA gene encoding preprotein translocase subunit SecA yields MSFLNSVLKSFLGDKNAKDLKEVKKVVNKIKAVEPNIQQLTDDGLREKTEEFRSKIKTATASITEQINAVQEQIKTTENVDEKEALFGKIESLKKDSYQVEEKILSEILPEAFALVKETSRRLAQNGSIRVTATDWDKELAATRDFVELEGDIAVWKNQWDAAGTAVTWDMVHYDTQFIGGVVLHSGKIAEMATGEGKTLVGTLPIFLNALPGRGVHVVTVNDYLAKRDSAWMGPLYMFHGMSIDCIDNHQPNSDARRKAYQSSITYGTNNEFGFDYLRDNMVTSPSELVQGELNFAIVDEVDSVLIDDARTPLIISGPVPQGDRQEFDVLKPSIDRIVDIQKKTITSIFNEAKKLIANGNTKEGGFKLLQAYRGLPKSRPLIKFLSESGNKALLQKVEGQYMQDNNRDMPIVDKDLYFVIDEKNNQIDLTDKGIEYMSAGNEDPNFFVLQDIGTEIAELENQNLSKEEEFAKKDELFRDFAVKSERIHTLNQLLKAYTLFEKDDEYVVIDGEVKIVDEQTGRIMDGRRYSDGLHQAIEAKENVKIEAATQTFATVTLQNYFRMYNKLAGMTGTAETEAGEFWQIYKLDVVVIPTNRPIQRHDKHDLVYKTNREKYNAVIEEVEKLTSAGRPVLVGTTSVEISQLLSRALQLRKIPHQVLNAKLHKKEAEIVAEAGRPGVVTIATNMAGRGTDIKLIPEVKEAGGLAIIGTERHDSRRVDRQLRGRAGRQGDPGSSQFYVSLEDNLMRLFGSERIAKMMDRMGHKEGEVIQHSMISKSIERAQKKVEENNFGIRKKLLEYDDVMNKQRDVIYKRRKNALFGDHLKYDIVNMIYDTAASIVSSTKTAGSFKDFEFDLIKYFTMESPVSAAQFSSMQEKELVDIVFKSAQEDYKMKLQLLKEKANPIIENVFLNQGSMFKMIQVPFSDGTKTTTIVTDLQQAYETKCESLITDFEKNISLAIIDENWKTHLREMDDLRRSSQGAVYEQKDPLVIYKQESFYLFSEMVDKVNKEIISFLYKGEIPA; encoded by the coding sequence ATGAGTTTTTTAAATAGTGTTCTTAAAAGTTTTTTGGGTGACAAAAACGCAAAGGATTTAAAAGAAGTAAAAAAAGTTGTTAATAAGATCAAAGCTGTAGAGCCTAACATTCAGCAACTAACAGATGATGGACTGAGAGAGAAAACAGAAGAATTTAGATCTAAGATCAAAACAGCGACAGCTTCTATAACAGAACAAATAAATGCTGTACAAGAGCAAATAAAAACGACTGAAAATGTTGATGAAAAAGAAGCGCTTTTTGGAAAAATAGAAAGTCTTAAAAAAGACTCTTACCAAGTTGAAGAGAAAATTCTTAGCGAAATTCTACCAGAAGCATTTGCTTTAGTTAAGGAAACTTCTCGACGTCTAGCCCAGAACGGATCAATTCGTGTTACTGCCACAGACTGGGACAAAGAGTTGGCAGCTACTAGAGATTTCGTAGAACTAGAAGGAGATATCGCCGTTTGGAAAAACCAATGGGATGCGGCAGGTACTGCAGTAACTTGGGATATGGTACATTACGACACACAGTTTATTGGTGGTGTTGTACTCCACAGTGGCAAAATTGCCGAAATGGCAACTGGTGAAGGTAAAACCCTTGTAGGAACGCTTCCTATTTTCCTTAACGCATTACCAGGACGTGGTGTTCACGTTGTAACGGTTAACGACTATCTTGCAAAACGTGACTCGGCTTGGATGGGACCATTATACATGTTCCATGGCATGAGTATCGATTGTATTGACAACCACCAACCGAACTCAGATGCGAGAAGAAAGGCCTATCAATCAAGTATTACTTATGGTACTAATAACGAATTCGGATTTGACTACCTAAGAGATAACATGGTAACTTCTCCATCAGAATTGGTACAAGGTGAGCTTAACTTCGCAATCGTCGATGAGGTGGATTCTGTTTTAATTGATGATGCAAGAACACCTTTAATTATTTCCGGACCAGTTCCTCAAGGTGATAGACAAGAATTTGATGTTCTGAAACCTTCGATTGACCGTATCGTTGATATACAAAAAAAAACCATCACTTCTATTTTCAATGAAGCTAAAAAATTAATAGCAAACGGAAATACTAAAGAAGGTGGTTTCAAATTATTACAAGCATACAGAGGGCTTCCTAAGTCAAGACCTTTAATCAAATTTTTATCAGAGAGTGGCAACAAAGCATTATTACAAAAAGTTGAAGGGCAATATATGCAGGACAACAACCGTGATATGCCAATCGTTGATAAAGATCTTTATTTCGTAATTGACGAAAAAAATAATCAAATCGACTTAACAGACAAAGGTATCGAGTATATGTCAGCTGGTAACGAAGACCCTAACTTCTTTGTATTACAAGACATCGGTACAGAAATCGCTGAGTTGGAAAACCAAAATCTATCCAAGGAAGAAGAATTTGCTAAAAAAGATGAATTATTCCGAGATTTCGCTGTAAAATCCGAACGTATCCACACGCTTAACCAACTATTGAAAGCATACACGCTTTTTGAAAAAGATGACGAATATGTTGTTATCGATGGCGAAGTCAAAATCGTTGATGAGCAGACGGGACGTATCATGGACGGTCGTCGTTACTCTGACGGACTTCACCAAGCTATCGAAGCTAAAGAAAATGTAAAAATCGAAGCGGCAACGCAGACTTTTGCAACGGTAACGCTTCAGAACTATTTCCGTATGTACAACAAGTTGGCGGGGATGACAGGTACAGCAGAAACTGAAGCTGGCGAATTCTGGCAAATCTACAAATTGGATGTTGTGGTTATCCCAACCAATAGACCAATCCAAAGACACGATAAACATGACTTGGTGTACAAAACCAATCGTGAAAAATACAATGCAGTTATCGAAGAAGTAGAGAAACTTACCTCAGCAGGCAGACCAGTTCTTGTGGGGACAACTTCTGTTGAAATTTCTCAATTGCTTTCTAGAGCATTACAACTGAGAAAAATCCCTCACCAAGTTCTTAATGCGAAACTTCACAAAAAAGAAGCAGAAATCGTTGCCGAAGCAGGCCGTCCAGGTGTTGTAACCATTGCAACCAATATGGCAGGTCGTGGTACCGATATCAAATTAATTCCAGAAGTTAAAGAAGCTGGAGGTTTAGCCATCATCGGTACAGAAAGACACGACTCTAGACGTGTTGACAGACAGTTAAGAGGTCGTGCTGGTCGTCAAGGAGACCCAGGTTCTTCACAGTTCTATGTATCTTTAGAAGACAACCTTATGCGTCTTTTTGGTTCTGAAAGAATCGCAAAAATGATGGACAGAATGGGACATAAAGAAGGTGAAGTTATTCAACACTCTATGATTTCCAAATCCATCGAAAGAGCTCAGAAAAAAGTAGAAGAGAATAACTTTGGTATCCGTAAAAAGTTGCTAGAATACGATGACGTTATGAACAAACAACGTGACGTTATCTACAAAAGAAGAAAGAACGCTTTGTTCGGTGACCACCTCAAGTACGACATCGTTAATATGATTTACGACACAGCGGCATCCATTGTTTCTTCAACCAAAACAGCTGGAAGCTTCAAAGATTTTGAATTTGATTTAATTAAATATTTTACAATGGAATCGCCAGTTTCTGCAGCACAATTTAGCAGCATGCAGGAAAAAGAATTGGTAGACATTGTTTTCAAAAGCGCACAAGAAGATTACAAAATGAAGTTGCAACTTCTTAAAGAAAAAGCCAATCCAATCATCGAAAATGTGTTCCTTAACCAAGGCAGCATGTTCAAAATGATCCAAGTGCCTTTCTCTGACGGAACCAAAACAACAACCATTGTAACCGATCTTCAGCAAGCTTACGAAACAAAATGTGAAAGCCTTATCACCGATTTCGAAAAGAACATATCTTTAGCAATCATCGATGAAAACTGGAAAACACATCTTCGTGAAATGGACGACCTTAGAAGATCTTCCCAAGGTGCAGTTTACGAGCAAAAAGACCCACTTGTAATCTATAAGCAAGAATCTTTCTATCTTTTCAGCGAGATGGTAGACAAGGTTAACAAAGAGATAATCTCTTTCTTATACAAAGGAGAAATCCCTGCATAA
- a CDS encoding DUF2795 domain-containing protein has translation MYWTLELASYLSDAPWPMTKAELIDYAIRTGAPMEVVENLQAIEDEGEVYESIEEVWSDYPSDEDFLWNEDEY, from the coding sequence ATGTACTGGACTTTAGAATTAGCTTCTTACCTAAGCGACGCACCTTGGCCAATGACCAAGGCAGAACTTATTGACTACGCCATCAGAACTGGTGCACCAATGGAAGTTGTAGAAAACTTACAAGCCATCGAAGACGAAGGAGAAGTGTATGAAAGTATCGAAGAAGTATGGTCTGACTATCCCTCAGACGAAGACTTCCTTTGGAACGAAGACGAATATTAA
- the msrA gene encoding peptide-methionine (S)-S-oxide reductase MsrA, with the protein MKNLVLILLAMLALVKCTGQDSKIKLRETKFKNNQKMELATIGGGCFWCVESCFTMLKGVESVTSGYSGGHKDYPTYEEVCTGNTGHAEVVQIKFDPSVISFSQLLEVFWFLHDPTTLNRQGNDIGTQYRSSIFYHSETQKSEAEASLKVSEARQQWPGKYVTEIVPFVKFWPAEAYHQGYYKTNPTQPYCSAVVGPKIQKFKKHFGELNMLKAE; encoded by the coding sequence ATGAAAAATCTAGTTTTAATACTATTAGCCATGTTAGCCCTTGTTAAATGCACTGGCCAAGATTCTAAAATTAAACTACGAGAAACTAAATTTAAAAATAATCAAAAAATGGAATTAGCAACAATTGGAGGTGGCTGTTTTTGGTGTGTCGAAAGCTGTTTCACTATGTTAAAAGGTGTCGAAAGTGTAACCTCGGGTTATTCTGGCGGTCACAAAGATTATCCAACTTACGAAGAAGTATGTACAGGCAACACGGGCCATGCGGAAGTGGTACAAATTAAGTTTGATCCTTCTGTTATTTCGTTCTCACAACTTTTGGAGGTATTTTGGTTTTTGCACGATCCGACGACGCTCAACAGACAAGGCAACGACATCGGTACGCAATACCGGTCTTCTATATTTTATCATTCAGAAACTCAAAAGTCTGAAGCAGAAGCATCTTTAAAAGTGTCTGAAGCGCGTCAACAATGGCCAGGGAAATATGTTACAGAGATTGTTCCTTTTGTGAAATTTTGGCCAGCAGAAGCTTATCACCAAGGTTATTATAAAACCAATCCCACGCAGCCTTATTGCAGTGCGGTAGTTGGTCCGAAAATCCAAAAGTTCAAAAAACATTTTGGTGAACTTAATATGCTAAAAGCAGAATAA
- a CDS encoding ROK family protein: MALLDLSNELALGIDIGGTNTKFGIVNHRGEILEKGTMKTTGYDTVIDFIDTLYNNIQILLQKLPDISVVGIGIGAPNANYYKGTIEHAPNLSWKGVIPFSKLITEKFGKDCRITNDANAAALGELMYGAARGMKDFIMITLGTGVGSGIISNGQLIYGHDGFAGELGHCIVKPGGRKHWSTGSEGSLEAYASATGISITAKKLRAEFPNSLLNNFPEEVINAQTVYECAEKGDEIAIEVFRYTGQILGQALANFVMFSSPEAILLFGGVIKAGDYILKPTKLHMEKNLLPIFRDKVTLVTSELNEADAAILGASALVWEK, translated from the coding sequence ATGGCATTATTAGATTTATCCAACGAGCTAGCCTTAGGCATTGATATCGGAGGAACCAATACCAAATTTGGAATTGTCAACCACCGTGGCGAAATCCTTGAAAAAGGCACTATGAAAACAACTGGCTACGACACGGTTATAGATTTCATCGATACGCTTTACAATAACATCCAAATATTATTGCAGAAGCTACCTGATATTTCTGTAGTAGGAATTGGGATCGGGGCGCCCAATGCCAATTATTACAAAGGCACAATAGAGCACGCGCCCAATCTTAGTTGGAAAGGTGTTATTCCGTTTTCCAAATTAATAACAGAAAAATTTGGAAAAGATTGTCGTATTACGAATGACGCCAATGCCGCAGCTTTGGGCGAGTTGATGTATGGCGCCGCGCGTGGCATGAAGGATTTTATTATGATAACTCTAGGTACAGGCGTGGGAAGTGGTATTATTTCTAATGGACAACTTATTTATGGGCACGATGGTTTCGCAGGAGAACTGGGACATTGCATTGTAAAACCAGGCGGAAGAAAACATTGGAGCACAGGATCCGAAGGTTCTTTGGAAGCCTATGCCTCTGCAACGGGAATTAGTATTACAGCAAAAAAACTTCGTGCAGAATTTCCAAACTCGTTGTTAAACAACTTTCCTGAGGAAGTTATCAATGCGCAAACAGTCTACGAATGTGCCGAAAAAGGCGACGAAATTGCAATTGAAGTCTTCCGCTATACAGGCCAAATATTAGGACAAGCTTTAGCTAATTTTGTCATGTTCTCATCGCCAGAAGCCATTCTGTTATTTGGTGGCGTTATCAAAGCTGGCGATTATATTTTAAAACCAACCAAGTTACACATGGAAAAAAATCTCCTTCCTATTTTCCGTGATAAAGTAACACTCGTAACCAGCGAACTCAACGAAGCTGATGCTGCCATCTTAGGAGCAAGTGCCTTAGTTTGGGAAAAATAA
- the gdhA gene encoding NADP-specific glutamate dehydrogenase — MEQHEIDQQIKDFIAKIEAKNPNEPEFIQAVKEVAITVIPFIATKPQYHGMKLLERMAEPERAIIFRVPWVDDNGEIQVNRGFRIQMNSAIGPYKGGIRFHPTVNLSVLKFLAFEQVFKNSLTTLPMGGGKGGSDFDPQGKSDMEVMRFCQSFMTELCKHIGPETDVPAGDIGVGAREIGYLFGQYKRIRNEFTGVLTGKGLAYGGSLIRPEATGFGVVYFTEQMLKTINQDLKGKTVCVSGFGNVSWGVIKKIDELGGKTVTISGPDGYIYDEEGISGEKIDYLLALRASGNNRAEDYLKKYPKAKFFAGKRPWEVKCDVAIPAATQNELDLEDAKKLVANGCMCVTEAANMPSTLEAINYFLESKVLFSPGKASNAGGVATSGLEMTQNSIRLNWTSEEVDARLKEIMIGIHKACRDYGKEADGYVNYVKGANIAGFVKVAEAMLAQGVV, encoded by the coding sequence ATGGAGCAACACGAAATCGACCAACAGATCAAGGATTTTATCGCCAAAATTGAGGCTAAAAATCCAAACGAACCCGAATTTATCCAAGCGGTAAAAGAAGTTGCAATAACGGTAATTCCTTTCATTGCAACCAAGCCACAATACCACGGTATGAAGCTGTTAGAAAGGATGGCAGAGCCAGAGCGCGCCATTATTTTCCGTGTACCATGGGTAGATGACAATGGAGAAATCCAAGTTAATAGAGGTTTCCGAATCCAGATGAATTCTGCTATTGGACCATACAAAGGTGGAATTAGATTTCATCCGACGGTTAATCTAAGTGTCCTTAAGTTTTTAGCTTTCGAGCAAGTTTTCAAAAACTCCTTGACAACCCTGCCAATGGGCGGAGGAAAAGGAGGTTCCGACTTCGATCCACAAGGGAAATCTGATATGGAAGTGATGCGTTTTTGTCAATCCTTCATGACCGAATTATGTAAGCATATTGGCCCTGAAACCGACGTGCCTGCTGGTGATATTGGTGTTGGTGCACGAGAAATTGGTTATCTTTTTGGACAGTATAAACGTATTAGAAACGAATTCACAGGTGTATTAACTGGTAAAGGTTTGGCATATGGAGGATCTTTGATTCGTCCTGAAGCAACAGGTTTCGGTGTTGTATATTTTACCGAGCAAATGCTTAAAACCATCAACCAAGATCTTAAAGGAAAAACGGTTTGCGTTTCTGGATTCGGAAATGTATCATGGGGCGTTATCAAAAAGATTGACGAGCTTGGCGGAAAAACAGTTACCATCTCTGGACCAGACGGCTATATTTATGACGAAGAAGGTATTTCTGGTGAAAAAATAGATTATTTATTAGCGCTAAGAGCTTCTGGAAATAACCGCGCAGAAGATTATCTCAAAAAATATCCTAAAGCAAAATTCTTCGCAGGAAAGCGTCCTTGGGAAGTAAAGTGTGATGTTGCCATCCCTGCTGCCACTCAAAATGAATTGGATCTTGAAGATGCAAAAAAACTTGTCGCAAACGGCTGTATGTGCGTCACCGAAGCGGCAAATATGCCATCAACTTTGGAGGCTATTAATTATTTCTTAGAGAGTAAAGTATTGTTTTCTCCAGGAAAAGCGTCTAATGCTGGAGGTGTTGCCACTTCTGGTTTAGAAATGACACAAAACTCTATCCGTCTTAACTGGACTTCAGAAGAAGTTGATGCACGTCTTAAGGAAATCATGATTGGTATTCACAAAG
- a CDS encoding rhomboid family intramembrane serine protease has product MLAKSINRNAFVIPIIMLSLMWLGYMLQSLGFFSNCFGAIIPLYPDGLLGIITSPFLHGSLEHIFGNSVPIAILLFLLYQFYPTIANKILITGWISAGLLVWLLPPIDIFTGQWNYSCIIGASGIVYVLAFFLFFSGIFRWERTLITISLLVALYYGSLVWGMLPEELFSNLQEPSRISWQSHLAGGLVGIIMAFLFRNIGMKKKKYIWEFPNYYSEKDDKLWQEYKENHPDDFLELPQKPKDNIWDHLDEIRKKEMQ; this is encoded by the coding sequence ATGTTAGCAAAAAGTATTAACCGAAACGCATTCGTCATTCCCATTATCATGTTATCCCTAATGTGGTTGGGCTATATGTTACAAAGCTTAGGTTTTTTCAGCAATTGTTTTGGTGCTATTATTCCGCTATATCCAGACGGATTATTGGGCATTATCACATCACCATTTTTGCATGGTAGCCTAGAACATATTTTTGGAAATAGTGTTCCGATAGCCATTTTATTGTTTTTGTTATATCAATTTTATCCAACAATTGCTAACAAAATTTTAATTACAGGTTGGATAAGTGCTGGACTATTGGTTTGGCTATTACCGCCCATCGATATTTTTACTGGCCAATGGAACTACAGTTGCATCATCGGCGCCAGCGGCATTGTCTATGTTTTAGCTTTCTTTTTATTCTTCAGTGGCATTTTCCGTTGGGAAAGAACTTTAATAACCATTTCACTTCTTGTTGCTTTATATTACGGAAGTTTGGTTTGGGGTATGTTACCAGAAGAATTATTTAGTAACTTACAAGAGCCAAGTAGGATATCTTGGCAGTCGCACCTTGCCGGTGGGTTAGTCGGCATTATCATGGCTTTTTTGTTCAGAAATATTGGAATGAAAAAGAAAAAATACATTTGGGAATTTCCCAATTATTATAGCGAAAAAGATGATAAACTGTGGCAAGAATATAAAGAAAATCATCCTGACGACTTTCTAGAACTTCCACAAAAACCTAAAGATAACATATGGGATCATCTTGACGAAATAAGAAAAAAAGAAATGCAGTAG
- a CDS encoding DUF3078 domain-containing protein: protein MKKLLSIIFIGLNVILFSQKRPDLNKIIDSISQNQWTNANTVLDSIDTEKISNIKLKKKNDSVIFDKLPQLSVQDMPITPYSMLNTVEARRWFVFGQNSLVFNQSSFSNWYSGGNDNIGVIGKVNYNFNYKSGKHFLENNVQLAYGFVSSTGQSTRKTEDYINLSSNYGYELGSNYYLSTGFQFLSQFGAGYNYSSTPDPTYNDRVSRFMAPAYLNLGLGISYNPNDNFQLVMRPINGKFTFVLDPHLQHAGKFGLERDGQSMRGELGAMINATYRINIIKDMTLLNKLNVFSNYLEHFERVDIAYSATLNMKFNKFITTVVTFDMVYDHDQIAGLQTKQTLGVGLTYNFGFKLERDKSNKIINPFIK, encoded by the coding sequence ATGAAGAAATTACTTTCAATAATTTTTATAGGATTAAATGTAATATTATTTTCTCAGAAAAGACCAGATCTTAATAAGATAATTGACTCTATATCTCAGAACCAATGGACCAATGCTAATACCGTATTGGATAGTATTGACACAGAGAAAATATCGAATATTAAACTCAAGAAAAAAAATGACTCTGTTATTTTTGACAAGTTACCGCAGCTGTCTGTGCAAGATATGCCGATAACGCCCTATAGTATGTTGAATACGGTGGAGGCACGCCGTTGGTTCGTCTTTGGACAAAACAGTTTGGTATTCAACCAATCTTCATTTTCCAATTGGTATTCGGGAGGTAATGACAATATTGGTGTTATTGGCAAGGTTAATTATAATTTTAATTACAAAAGCGGCAAACATTTTTTAGAAAATAATGTTCAATTGGCTTACGGATTTGTGTCTTCTACAGGTCAATCCACCAGAAAGACGGAAGATTATATCAATCTTTCTTCCAACTATGGGTATGAGTTGGGGTCTAATTATTATTTATCAACAGGATTTCAGTTTTTGTCACAATTTGGCGCGGGATACAATTACTCCTCCACGCCAGATCCTACGTATAACGATCGTGTCTCAAGGTTTATGGCGCCTGCTTATCTTAACTTAGGTCTCGGTATTTCTTATAATCCGAATGATAATTTTCAGTTGGTGATGCGACCTATTAACGGCAAATTTACTTTTGTGCTTGATCCACACCTACAACATGCCGGAAAGTTCGGTCTAGAGCGAGATGGGCAAAGTATGCGTGGAGAGCTTGGTGCTATGATAAATGCTACCTACCGCATTAATATTATAAAGGATATGACACTTCTTAATAAGTTAAATGTTTTCTCAAACTATTTGGAGCATTTTGAACGTGTCGATATCGCTTATTCTGCGACTTTAAATATGAAGTTTAATAAATTTATTACCACCGTTGTCACCTTTGATATGGTATATGACCATGACCAGATCGCTGGTTTACAAACCAAACAGACTCTTGGCGTTGGTTTGACTTACAATTTTGGATTCAAATTGGAGCGCGATAAAAGCAACAAAATCATAAATCCGTTTATTAAATAA